The following proteins are encoded in a genomic region of Saccharopolyspora antimicrobica:
- a CDS encoding SigE family RNA polymerase sigma factor — MAGDSRGVERSVEQTLGHLRTLDGAAADESAPLTLEDLYRQQRMRMVRLAILLVDDPATAEDVVQEAFTGLYRNWSGLRDARAAIGYLRTAVVNGSRSVLRRRKTAREYQPPHQADARSAESLAMLTAEHQAVVASLAKLPRRQREVLVLRYYGNLSEAEIAEATGVSRGTVKSTASRALDALQKLMGS; from the coding sequence ATGGCCGGTGATTCACGCGGAGTCGAACGGAGCGTCGAGCAGACCCTCGGTCACCTGCGCACATTGGACGGCGCAGCGGCCGACGAGTCAGCTCCGCTGACCCTGGAAGACCTCTACCGCCAGCAGCGCATGCGGATGGTGCGGCTGGCGATCCTGCTGGTCGACGATCCGGCCACCGCCGAGGACGTGGTGCAGGAGGCCTTCACCGGCCTGTACCGCAACTGGTCCGGCCTGCGCGACGCGCGGGCGGCGATCGGCTACCTGCGGACCGCGGTGGTCAACGGCAGCCGCTCGGTGCTGCGCCGCCGCAAGACGGCCCGCGAGTACCAGCCGCCGCACCAGGCCGACGCCCGTTCGGCGGAGTCGCTGGCGATGCTGACGGCCGAGCACCAGGCGGTGGTGGCGTCGCTGGCGAAACTCCCGCGGCGGCAGCGCGAGGTCCTCGTCCTGCGTTACTACGGCAACCTGTCCGAAGCGGAGATCGCCGAGGCCACCGGGGTTTCGCGGGGCACGGTGAAGTCCACCGCGAGCCGCGCGCTGGACGCGCTGCAGAAGCTGATGGGCAGTTGA